The Candidatus Omnitrophota bacterium genomic sequence AATTAAAGACGCTGCTTAAGCAAGTAGCAAAAGCAAAGCAGGGGATTATGATTAAGGCAGATAGAAGGGCATCTTTAGGCAGGATAGTTGAGATCTGGGATTTATGCCGGGATTTAGGCGTGGCCCAGGTTAATATTGCCACAAACCAGGAATGACGGAATATTTTTTAAAACAGGCCATACTTATCTCGTTTGCGGGGCACCTCACCTTATTCAGCCTGTTTAGTTTTTCCTTCGGGCCAAAGGTTCCCCAGGCGGATTTTACGAATATTTCTTTCAGGGGGGCCATCTTGCGCGTTCGTGATTTAACGGATAGCCCTAATCCTCTGATAAGCAACAGGAGGGCCATAGCAGCGGCCCAAAAAACCGAGATGCTGCTGTTAGATAAAATAAACCATGAATCGTTTCCAGAGGCCAGGGATTATGCAAAACCGCAGGTAACCTTAACTTCTTCTGAAGATAAGGCAGTATTTATAAAGGAATTGAAACCGCGCATAACCTTAACCCCCAGGAAAGAACCCCCAATTATATTTTATCCAAAGCTGCCATATAATTTCGCCCTTTATTTTAAAGACAGGCAGGTAGCACACATTGAACTCATGTTTGCGATAATCCCCGCCGCCGAAAGAAATTCGGTGTTGATTAAGAGAAAAATTTCCTCCGGGAACCTGGAAGTAGACCTTTTGACTATGCGTTATATCGGGCATTACCTTTTTATACAAGAGGCGGCATTTGCCCCTGCTAACTGGCAGACGGCCAAAATAGACCTGTCTACGTTGAATGATTAACCTTGATTTTTCTTTAGCCGTATCATTATATATCTTTTTTGTCTTGAATATAACTTTGCTTATTTGGTTATTCAGCAGGAAGCAAAAGGACAAGGATTTATCTTTAGACCATAAGTTTATCTGGTTTTGTTCGGTTTGCACCTATACCTACGTTAACACTAAAGAAGACCTGATTTCTCTTTGTCCCCGTTGCGGCAGTTATAATAAAAAAAGTAGTTGACACCGGCGTCATTTACCTTACAATAAATAGAGAGGACAAAACATATGATTACTGAAATAGGCATAGTCGCAGGCGATATCTGGCATTATTTAGACCAGCACGGAGAAGCGAAACTTTCGGACTTAGCCAGGGGTATTGATAAGCCCAGGGATAATATTTTGATGAGCTTAGGCTGGCTTGCCCGCGAAGGCCATGTGATCGTCCAGCAATTTGGGCACGATTACAAGGTAAGTCTAAAAAATAAGTTTTAAACTTAGAATGGGTAAAAAAAGAGGAGTAGTTTTATTCCTGGTTTTAGCTACTGTTTTAGTAGCGGTAATTTTAGCTAATATTATCCTGAGCTTTGTTTTAAGCCAATACAAGCTTACCCACCATCAGACCAGCCGGATACGGGCTTACTATGCTGCTTTAGCAGGGATGAATCTGGCTAGGGAAAATATAAGATTGGGAACTTCGGGTTGGGTACCTGCCGCAGGCAGCGTTACTAAAACCTTATGCAGTTCTGGTTGTGATGTAATTGATAATGATATACCCTATAAGGTCTCAATAACTATAGGAGCTCCGGGTACTTCCATTGACAGGATAGGCCGTAAAATCAGCATCAAGACTACTTACACCTACGCTGCCCCTTAATTCCTTCCTAAAAATCTATTATAATCTAAGTAAATCTATTATAATCTAAGTAAATAAATTATTATCTTATTAGGCCTTAATTTAAGACTAATTTTAAACATAAGTAAGTTTGAGTAAGTCTATATAAAAAAACACTTGACAAAATAAGTATTTTATGTTTTAATTAAGTCGTTTATTATTTATGGAAGAATAAGGAAAAAGATGATGACCAGGCTGATGGATATTGATGAATTAGCGGATTACCTGAAGCTAAAAAGGCAAACCCTTTATAACTGGTTGCACGAGGGGAAGTTTTCCGGGATTAAAGTGGGCGGGGTCTGGCGGTTTGACCGCCGCGAAATTGATTCCTGGTTAAAGAGCAGAAGGCGCGTATCTAAGTTATCAGGAGAGAACATATGAGTACCTTAGGCGTATATTTTGGCCCTCAAGTAATTAGTCTGGTAGAAAGCGCGGGGAAACGGCCGCTAAAGAATATCCAAATTTCTCAGTCGCTTGTTTCTGTAGCTAAAGGGTTAGAGGAGAAAGTCCCGGAAGAAGTAAAGTTAGTTGCCCTGCTTAAAGAGGGATTGGTTAAAAATGCGTTTGATTCAAGGGAAGCGGCGGTGAGCCTTTCCGGCAAAGATTTAATTGTACGCACTTTTGAAATGCCTATCCTGCCTGCCCATGAACTAAATAGTGCCATCCTTTTCGAAGTAAAAAAATACATTCCCTTTAAGACCGAAGACCTTATCTCGGATTTCCAGTGGCAATTGGATAAGACTATCCAAAGGACGCGGGTCCTCTATGTGGGTATCAAAAAAGAAGCCCTGGATAAGTATATTTATATCCTTAAACAGGCCGGCCTGAAAATAAGTTCCATAGATTATTCCGCTTTTAGTATATTAAGATTATTCAACTTAGCCAACATCAGGGAAAAAGGCATTATTTCGCTTATCGCCGTGGATGTAGCTAAAGATGATGAAGCTAACTTCATAGTCATGGAGAAGGGGTTTCCTTTATTCAGCCGGGATATAACCTTTGCCGCAGGATACAAAGAGGCTGCTAAAGAAGAAAAAGAAGAGCCCGGCATAATCTTAGGCAGGTTGAAAAGAGAAATTCAGATATCCCTGGATTATTATGAACGTAAATTTCCGGGTAAAAATATCAGCAAAATATTCTTTGTTACCAGCCCGGATTATAAAAATGATTTGGAAGCCTTTATGAAAGAAGCGGGTTTTGGCATTCAATTTATTGATATAAATAAGATTACGGCCAGCCCGGATCATTTTTCCCTGGCTTTTGTCAAGGCCTACAGCGCTTCTTTATCCAAAGTGGCTACGGGAGTCAAGATTAATCTCTTATCGGCAAAAGAAAAGACAGAACAAAAAGCAATCCCGGAACAATTCACTTTCGCCTATCTGGAGCACCTATTCAGGATAAATACCAGGTTAATTATGGCCTCTATTTTTGTCTGTGCTGCTGTTTTCTTATTTAGCGTATCCCGCCGGATCCCCCTGCAAAAGGAATTAAAAAATATAATAAATACGCGGCCGCCTGTTTCTACCGTTTCGCCGGACTTAGGTTATGAGGAACTGGCAGCCGTAGATTTTGATTATAAACAGAGAATAACAAATATGGATAACTTCCTTAAACAACGGCCTTACCTGACGCCGCTATTGGACGTGATACCTTCTCTTGTGCCTGACGGTATATGGCTGGTTAATTTATCTTCTAAGGAGGGGACAGAAGGGATTGAACTGACCTTAGAGGGCATGGCTTATCTGGGTGATAGCAAAAAAGAAAGGGAACTCGTGAATGCATTCGTTTCAGCTTTAAAGAAGGATCCCACCTTTGCCCAATATTTTAAGGAAGTATCCCTTGTTTCTGCGGTAAGCATGCAGAGCGGGAAAGCAAACGTCACTAATTTTACTATTTCCTGTCAGTATATAAAAAAAGCAGGCTAACGAAATGAAAATAGAATATCCTAAGGGAGAATTAATCAGTTTATTCAAACAATATAAGGGTAAGATCCCCGCTATTGTTATAATTATATTTACTTTGTTTGCCGCCGCGGGTATTTATAAAAGCCAGGCCAATATCCTTAGATCAATGAACCTGCGCAAGGATAGAGAACTAAACAAAAACAGGGTGTTAGGCGAGATTAGCCAATCAGAGAAAAAGATTGAGTCCTACCAGGGCATGCTTATGGAAAAAAATGCGCCTGCGATTATAGATAAGATAACTAAACTCGCCAAAGATTCTAATATAAAAATTATTTCTATTGAGCCGGGCCCGCAAGAGAAACATCCGTTATATACCAGATACCCTTTTATTTTGGCTATCAATGCGGGCAGTTATCATGCCGTAGGAAAATTTATCAGTAAAATAGAAAATTACTCTGACCTCTATTTTGTAAACGCAGCAACTATAAAACCGGCAGAGGGAAGCGGGGCATCTGGCCAGAAGTCAGATAAAGGTGGGCCGGCAACGGATAAACTAAGGGTTAATTTAACCTTAAGCATAATCGCGTTTACGGGCGAAAAATGATTTGCCTCAGAAAAAAAACAGCAATTTGCCTTTTCATCGGCGTATTTATTTTTCTCCTTAGCGAGGCAGGCTCGGTAGAGGAGAAAAAGGAGCCGGCTAAGAAAATAGAGTATAAAGCAGAAAAGTTAAAAGACCCCTTTCAGGAGGAAAACATAGGAGCGGAAGGAGGAGCCGAAGCCGCGCAAAAACCCTTACCGGCTTTAGCTATCCAGGGAATGGTCTGGGGAGGTACCTTTCCTCAGGCGATTATCAACGCTAAGGTAGTAAAAATAGGGGATACCATAGCAGGGGCCAGGATTATAGATATTT encodes the following:
- the pilO gene encoding type 4a pilus biogenesis protein PilO → MKIEYPKGELISLFKQYKGKIPAIVIIIFTLFAAAGIYKSQANILRSMNLRKDRELNKNRVLGEISQSEKKIESYQGMLMEKNAPAIIDKITKLAKDSNIKIISIEPGPQEKHPLYTRYPFILAINAGSYHAVGKFISKIENYSDLYFVNAATIKPAEGSGASGQKSDKGGPATDKLRVNLTLSIIAFTGEK
- a CDS encoding winged helix-turn-helix domain-containing protein translates to MITEIGIVAGDIWHYLDQHGEAKLSDLARGIDKPRDNILMSLGWLAREGHVIVQQFGHDYKVSLKNKF
- the pilM gene encoding pilus assembly protein PilM, which gives rise to MSTLGVYFGPQVISLVESAGKRPLKNIQISQSLVSVAKGLEEKVPEEVKLVALLKEGLVKNAFDSREAAVSLSGKDLIVRTFEMPILPAHELNSAILFEVKKYIPFKTEDLISDFQWQLDKTIQRTRVLYVGIKKEALDKYIYILKQAGLKISSIDYSAFSILRLFNLANIREKGIISLIAVDVAKDDEANFIVMEKGFPLFSRDITFAAGYKEAAKEEKEEPGIILGRLKREIQISLDYYERKFPGKNISKIFFVTSPDYKNDLEAFMKEAGFGIQFIDINKITASPDHFSLAFVKAYSASLSKVATGVKINLLSAKEKTEQKAIPEQFTFAYLEHLFRINTRLIMASIFVCAAVFLFSVSRRIPLQKELKNIINTRPPVSTVSPDLGYEELAAVDFDYKQRITNMDNFLKQRPYLTPLLDVIPSLVPDGIWLVNLSSKEGTEGIELTLEGMAYLGDSKKERELVNAFVSALKKDPTFAQYFKEVSLVSAVSMQSGKANVTNFTISCQYIKKAG
- a CDS encoding helix-turn-helix domain-containing protein, producing MMTRLMDIDELADYLKLKRQTLYNWLHEGKFSGIKVGGVWRFDRREIDSWLKSRRRVSKLSGENI